DNA from Malus sylvestris chromosome 11, drMalSylv7.2, whole genome shotgun sequence:
TAAAACATTGTCTAAGATTAAAAACTAACTCTAATCCTTGAaatttaattgtaattttctAATATTAATTAGGTTGTAAATTATATATTGATTCCCATAAATACTATTTTTTTATCATTCATAATTATTATTAAGTTTCTATAATAAGAATAGTCATATATTACCATCTATTTTTTGTTGTGCATGAATTtttccacatatatatatatatatatatatgcatattgcGTACCTATGTTTAGATTTTATAATTATGTACCAATACATTTGTACCAAAAATTAGACGGTTGAAATCATCGAAATTCAATATGGAATGAGTTCCACAACTAatcatcatttaaaaaaaacgataatatcttCCCTTAAAGGTCTTCATGTACATAAGTACTTAAATAAAGTAAGTTTTGAAAATAGGGATTTAATTTAGACTTTGATCATTGTGAGGTTTAACCTCCCTCACCCCTTTATCCCTTTGGTgtaatttgttaaaaaaaaatctaaagagAATCTTATTTAACCCCTAAAACCCGTTAATCTTAACGCTTTTGGGGTACTCTCTTGTTATATATGAAAGAAATGACAGCATCAACAGCGGAAGAAGGAAGTTGTTAGAAGATGGAAATGGAGATGGAGATGGAGATGGAAAGCTATATGAAAGACAGCAATGTAGGTGTTGGCGTCGTCGTTGGTGGAGTAGAGACGCCCACTGACACTGCCAATCACAAGCTTGCTGCTCGggtcctccctccctccctaccctctctctctatccccAATCAATTAAGTTCATTAGTTCCTCTAAACAAAATTTCTGTATGCATGGTTACCAACTCAATTTTCGTATTTTATTTCAACTTCCAGGCCTTGCTGAAGTCGTGGATCCCAGCCTTGATTTTTGGAGCtgtatgtcaatttataaaaggTGCGTGCGGTACTGTTGTTACTCTAAAAATCGCAAGTCTGTTGCCTCTTGGTTGGATGTTTTTTTACGTTATGTTAcacttatttatgtatgattCTAGTCCATATACGGTTGTGCAGCAAAAGCTAGTTGGGAGATTAACGAGATAAATACAACGGAGAAAGCAATTGCAACTAGGTACTACTGTCACAGGTGTCGTCATGTGGTCACTGTGGATGTCGAAACATCATGCCCTTCCTGCCAAGGCGGCTTCATCCAAGCATGCGAGGGTGTTGCCTCACTCTACCTAGCCATGCCATCCGAGTCTGAGCTTTCTGAAAGTGGTTCAGATGGAGAGAGCACCACTGTAATTTAtcctttgatcaaactttccttgTCTTAGCTCTTAAAACAGATTTTCTTCTCGTATATATTTATCATTTGAAAGTTGAAATGAACTGTGAAGTAACCTTGGCGATCACAACTCTTGATTGCAGGGTCTTTGTGATTCAAATCCCAGTGGTTTTGTTACACTCGACATTAATTCTTGCGATGTAAATAATGAGGTTGACGAGCAACGCCACGAGAAAAGGGTATTGGTCGAGAGTTTCTGTCAGCTGGTTTTTATCCTTGGGATGGGAAGGTTCTCTGTTTTCtaataaagaaaagagaaaattataaaaattgtcTTTCAATTTTACCCAATTGAAGTAAAGGAGTATTTTTGCTCCGCACTTTTAAGTAGTGATAATATTCATCTTCCTAAAGATatcgaaatttaaaattatctaacggtgataaataggATGATTAAAATCACCATCACTTAAGATTGGTGAGAAAAAATATTCTACGTTTGCTCATCACTAATAACCTTGGTGGATGCTCACCACTCCTATATAAGTCTACCACATGTCATTTTTCTTAACCATAATAAGAATCTCTTGAAATTAACTACCATATGCCCACACATTTTGTATGTGCATGGAccatttgtatttttatttttaaaatgagatggagagaaagggagagaacgTGAAAATGAAGacgtgtttttgtttttgtcttttaaattaaagatttgTTAGGATTATACGTAGgtaatgcttttgaaaaaaaaacttaaaatttagttTATGCAAATTATTTTGTTgtccataattttattttgtaatagaaGACAAATGATTTTTACTCTCTTTTGGTGATAAAAAGGGTTTCAttaagagtaatgttaggtagattaaatttgtaaaccaaataatgtgtaaaaaataaaagaaataaactaATTATCAACTTTCGTATCTTTAGTATACAAAATTCAGCATACATATTTATTCTTCTTAGTATTACCTTTCATTAAAATGTAATTTAGATATGTTATTTAAATTAATATGCAGTTTACATGAGGAGAGAGaaaacaatttattttatta
Protein-coding regions in this window:
- the LOC126590594 gene encoding uncharacterized protein LOC126590594; the protein is MEMEMEMEMESYMKDSNVGVGVVVGGVETPTDTANHKLAARALLKSWIPALIFGAVCQFIKAKASWEINEINTTEKAIATRYYCHRCRHVVTVDVETSCPSCQGGFIQACEGVASLYLAMPSESELSESGSDGESTTVDEQRHEKRVLVESFCQLVFILGMGRFSVF